The following are encoded in a window of Streptococcus pasteurianus genomic DNA:
- a CDS encoding FadR/GntR family transcriptional regulator, which translates to MADRPLVDKTAERLMAFILDNGYEVGQKLPNEYDLSEALGAGRSTVREAVRSLVARNILEVRQGSGTYISSKRGVVEDPFGFAFVKDRIKLTTDLFELRYLLEPRIAERAAQFGKEEDIQRLEQIAIEIEEALAADDPKHLELDVQFHSLLAEMSGNVAVKSLIPVINESIQIINEDYTNRRMKQSSIEAHRNILKAIQSRHPIAAYDSMLSHILTVRQTVLNDWYEKDIDIQGLPKSK; encoded by the coding sequence ATGGCAGATCGGCCACTGGTTGACAAAACTGCTGAGCGTTTGATGGCATTTATTTTAGATAATGGTTACGAAGTTGGGCAAAAATTGCCTAACGAATATGATCTATCTGAAGCACTTGGAGCAGGACGCAGCACTGTTCGTGAAGCAGTCAGGAGTCTTGTGGCTCGCAATATCCTTGAAGTGAGACAAGGCTCAGGAACTTATATTAGTTCTAAGCGAGGAGTAGTAGAAGATCCTTTTGGCTTTGCTTTTGTGAAAGATCGCATTAAGTTAACGACTGATTTATTTGAATTAAGGTATTTATTAGAGCCTAGAATCGCTGAACGCGCAGCCCAATTCGGAAAGGAAGAGGATATCCAGCGACTGGAACAAATTGCGATTGAGATCGAAGAAGCACTAGCAGCGGACGATCCGAAACATCTAGAACTGGATGTGCAATTCCACAGCTTATTAGCAGAAATGAGTGGTAATGTTGCTGTTAAAAGTTTAATCCCTGTTATTAACGAATCCATCCAAATCATTAATGAAGATTATACAAATCGTCGGATGAAACAATCAAGTATTGAAGCACATAGGAATATCTTAAAAGCGATTCAATCCAGACATCCTATAGCTGCTTACGATAGTATGTTGTCACATATTTTAACAGTTAGGCAAACAGTGTTAAACGATTGGTACGAAAAGGATATAGACATTCAAGGGTTACCAAAATCAAAATAA